GGGCCGAAGCACGAGGAAATGTaatgtggtgattgcagggtcagtaaataATAATTTCGAGCCTTCAGAAAATTAACGCACCGCTTGTCAGACGGGATGGAACCCACAGGCCGAGTGAGCGGGTGTGGGTGGCACATTAGCCGTGAGCGGTCGGGGAattataagtggtatcagagctggttagccatctcggtTTAGACCCGAGCAGTGTCTTGAGATCTGTCGTGGATCGCAACGAGGATGTTGCGTTCTTTAAGAGAGGATGAATTGTAACAttccgagttgtgatatatggaaaggtttaagagaattgatttggttaCCTATGTCAAAAAAGAGTGTTTACATTTTCCGGCACATATCCATTTATAATTAACTCAAGAGTTAAGCGTGATTGAATTGAAATAGTGGAAGGATGAGTGACATATTGaaaagtgattcgcgatagcgtgcgagtggGGCCAAAGCACGAGAAAATGtcgtgattgcagggtcagtaaacaataaGTTCGAACCTTCAGAAAATTAATGCACCGCTCGTGAGACGGAATAGACGTACAGACCGAGCGAAAGGGCGTGGTAGCCCATTAGCCTTGATAGgagtgttatatatttattcaCAATTATAAGAAATGATTAGAAAGTTGAGACAATGTGATGTCTAGCGATTCATCTGACACCACTTTGTCCTGATCTTCAACTTTGACCTGTAATAGTCTAACGATCATCGAGACGTGGACCTACCTTATGGCCAGTGATGCTACAAAATTAAGAAAGCTGCAGACTAAACGGTTTAAAACGTTTTTGACAACCAAAAAAACCGTTTTTACATTGCACATTTACTTATTTACATTGGACAACCAGATCCACCTGAACAGATCAACCGTTTGATCTAAAACCGCGGGTTTTGAATGGTGATAGTAGATAGATAATAAAAATAGTGCGGAATTAAAGTGCATGACTGTACAACTACGTGTTCGTGCAGAATTTGAGTGTGGTACGGGACAATTGGGATTTCAAGCAAAAAGCAGTACGGAATATTGTTTGATTGGTTACAATACATATTAGCggtattaaataattatttaataaataaaataataatggtagagaacatatattaaaataatataataatatattgatataataaatatattttaaataaaaatgtcatttagtGAAATGCATTTGATAAGTGATGTTTTGATAAAATAAGCGATACAAAATAGTGTTTGATTGCTGAAAACATATTTTACGATTTTGctacattaatataaaaataatgtagAATATAAAATTTGGTTCTGATTCTTGGGTTCTAGAGATATAAGATTTATTTGGATAATTGATAGGATGCAAACAGAACCAAAGAAAGAGGTTTAGtttggttcagttcggttttaaTCTTCGGTTCTGGATAAATGTGCACATGCCTAtctatttctatatttaataaatttggtttgattattatttttattttttatctttttaattaacTATTTTGTTAACTACATAACTGAAATTTTATCATGTATGATTTTAACAAAAGTTTAAGTATTTAAATTTAACAATAGTTATTAATagttgattatgaggaaacgcATATATATTGCAGTCATACACACTTATTTATGTTATTCATGGCCTTAAgatagttaatattttaaaataaataacttttttccTAAATATTAAATTGCAAATTTTTTCCGATCAATtgaaatattatgaaaatgCATGAACCTtaattataaatgaaaaatgtaaaaagaaaataactatGAAAAACACACATTTACATAATACCATAGTATAATTAGAGCGTAAACTTACCGTAGGTGAGGTATTGTAAAAAGGTAAACAAACCAAAAGTTATTTTAAGAATTCCGTCCCGTTTTTTTTACTGTTTTTGTGATTGGTGACTTCTTTTTCAGTTTTCATCCCACGCACTGCTTTTCTTTCACCATTCGCAACCTCAATTTGACGTCATCAAGAAGTTGAATGTTCAAACGCATTCAATTCCATTTATAGTTTTCATTAACATTCCTTATTTACGTTGATTTCCCCACAAAACCAGTCAAAAGTTATTACTCATCGgtttcacaaaaataattttttatttatcttaaaaagagttttattctatattttcaatgtgatttttcatatataatctTTTCCTAcccttttaaataattaataaattttgatttaaatcattttattttattaaactatacattaaataagataaagttaatatattttgcaaTTTTCTTATTTCACATGAAATGTGTAAAAAATACACTTTTTGAGAAACATAAAGAATAATAaagttacatttttgttttggaaTTAGTCCAACGactttaattattaaacaaggTATGGTCCCTTTAATTAACCCGTAGATAAAGCAAAGAAAACCTCATCTGCACAATGTGCAGAGGCCCTAATTATCTATTTAGGCATTATTCGTTTTTTATGTTGAATGCTACACTTCGATGCAAATATTCATAGTTTCATTTAGACATTATTGTATTAGCATTTAGATGCTACATTTGGATGCAAAAACTATAACATCTATAAAATCTGAATATTTGAGGTGAAAATTATAGAGTTTAGATGTAAAATTTGCATTTCAGAATCCAAAAGGCTTAAATACGattcattacaaaataaaaagtagtttatattaataataatatatatatatatatatacatatgtgttaaaaaataaaattattttccgtcaaaactgtaaatttaatttttttatcataaccgtaaaatcaagtttttttgctaaaaccatagattattttgttgtttttgccAAAATTGCAAAGTCACATTTTCTGCTAAAACCTTAAATTCAATTCTCCGTCATAACCGTAAATCATATTTTCGCCCTAAccgaaaaattgatttttttgccaaaaccaGAAATCACATCCCCCCTCCCCCCAACAGCCAAATTGAGTTTTCCGCCGAAGTAGCAAAACTGATATTTTTTCGCTCAAaccaaaaattgaatttttccaccaaaataaaatcatattatccGCTAAAACTGCAAAATCATCTTTTTTCgcccaaaaccgtaaaatttttgttttcgtcaAAACCGGAAATCAAGTTTTTACCAAATCCGCAAAATTACATTTTCCACCATAACCACAAAATCATTTCCCTTTCTCAAAACGATAAAATCACATTTCTCGCCCAAATCGTAAAATGAGTTTTTTCGTCAAAACCGTTGAATCaatgttttccgccaaaaccgtaaagtCATATTTTTATGTCAAAATTAGAAAATCGATCTTTTCCCCACCAAAATCACGTTTTTCCAAGAGAATCTTTAAGTTAGATTTCCTATGAAAACCGTAAAATTAGATTTCGTGCCAAAACCTTAAAATCagatatttcaaaataaatataataattattttgttacaaatgtaatttaaacataattattcaaatacaacagttaattaattattaattatataaataatgtcATTTATAGTTTTCTTTTGAAGTAATAGTATTAAAATGCtactgtaaaataaaaaaattgaacaatttAATATCTAAATGTTGTATCTAGATGTAATATAAACTATACAAGTGAATACATTTGAATGTAACATCTAAATATTGTATTCAGATGATGCAACTAAATGCAAAAACGAACTGCCTTTAATTAGCACTACAGTTGTATACTTACTGAGATGTTAAAGctgttattaaaataaaaaacgaaaTCAGCGTTGTCCTTttctcaaatttaaatattttataagtaaaacaaaattgatataatattttttctttgtcatcaacttaagtaaaacaaaataaataattttgtaagaTTACAgtcttttcattttctttattcgGTCACACTCtcttgacaattttttttgttttttttttgtataactcTGCTATCTGGAcagccacattcccaactatctCCGAAAGGagtccagcgccccaacggaagggatgttaaatccgttgtggccaAAGTTCGAACCCGGGTGGTGGACACTATAGCTGTACCTCGTTTACCGGTGCTTGGTTCTCTCTTGACAGTTTCGTCATCCATGTTGTAtaatataaagaaacaaaacagcTTCGAGGGAAAGAGAACATCACGAGAAAATCTGCTGCCATGGCTTCAAAGCTCGTGATTATCATTGTGTTCATTCTAGATCTCATCGCTGTTGGACTAGCCATTGCCGCCGAGCAAAGAAGAAGCGTCGTAAGAATCGTTACTCTCTCTCAAACTTTCATTAAAGTTTGTTGCTCTGTTTCGTGTTCAGATCTGATTCAAGAATCAAGATTCGTTAAAAGTATGTGATGAACTTAACAAGGATCCTTGTTTATGAGTTTGATTCAAAACCTGTAACCGAAACTCTCTCAAGAtttcagtttcaaaaaaaaaaaaaaaaactctctcaaGATTTATATTATAGAGAGTTAAGATCTGTGTAGGTAACTGTAGCTTTGTAGGGCTAGATCTGAATgtaatgtttgttttgtaggGTAAGGTTGTACCTGACAAGGAGAAAGTATATGAGTACTGTGAGTATGGCTCAGACATAGCTACAAGTTATGGTGCTGGTGCTTTTGTGCTTCTCTTGACAACTCAAGTCATTATTATGGTGGCTAGCAAGTGCTTCTGCTGCGGCAAGGCTCTTAGCCCTGGTGGTTCAAGAGCTTGTGCCATCATCCTCTTCCTCATTTGctggtaatatatatatatatatatatatatatatatattttttttttttttgctaactaatatttttttaggcCTTGGTTGGTAGAGAATTAACATTAGCAATAGTAGTATGCTATAGAAACATATGCTGCGGCTGTATGTTTTTGCTAAACTATTTAATAGGATAATTGGTAGAGCAGTATGAATATGCtagttaaaattattataaaaattagtatataatatataatatatttatttttaatgaatatatttctaatatatatatataaatatattaacatataaaattaaaagatatataattaatttattttatttaataattttaaaattatgtttgtatcgaaaattattattttaaaataaattttataattaaaatatctatttttaaaaataatatttcacatataaattaaattaaattatattttaaatgtgaaatactatttttaaataaaaaaatattgtaaattaattttaaaaatcaaagttttattttctggatataaaaataattttatgatattataaaataaaataaattaattaattaaatagtttccttaattttataaattataaatgcaaatgCTTTTCTAAAAGCTTCATATGAGAGCATTGGCCAGAGAGCATTTAAAGAGCATTAGCATTTAGTAAATGCTtctctaaatgtttttttaa
The window above is part of the Brassica napus cultivar Da-Ae chromosome C3, Da-Ae, whole genome shotgun sequence genome. Proteins encoded here:
- the LOC111203897 gene encoding uncharacterized protein LOC111203897 codes for the protein MASKLVIIIVFILDLIAVGLAIAAEQRRSVGKVVPDKEKVYEYCEYGSDIATSYGAGAFVLLLTTQVIIMVASKCFCCGKALSPGGSRACAIILFLICWVFFLIAEICLLAASIRNAYHTKYRKMWNVDEPPSCEVIRKGVFAAGASFALFTAIVSQFYYVCYSRARDDYKNPPY